In the genome of Populus alba chromosome 11, ASM523922v2, whole genome shotgun sequence, one region contains:
- the LOC118031653 gene encoding alpha-farnesene synthase: MEYKQQVQVEQNSLQYQNNSEDTDTRQERRSANYKPNIWKYDFLQSLSSKYDEEQYRRVTEKLREEVKIIFVEAVDLLAKLKLVDSVIKLGLGSYFEEEIKQSLDIIAASFKNQNPNVEENLYVTALRFKLLRLHGYEVSQGVFNGFFDGTFDRSKCTDVRGLIELFEASHLANEGEATLEDAKAFSARILSNINCSAIESDLAKHVVHVLELPSHWRVLWFDVKWHIKAYENDKQTNRHLLALAKVNFNMVQATLQKDLRDVSRWWRNLGVIENLSFTRDRLVESFLCTVGLVFEPKYSSFRKRLTKVIIMILIIDDVYDVYGSLHELQQFTKGVSRWDTGEVQELPECMKICFQALYDITNEMALEMRREKYGSKALPHLKKVWAEFCKAMFMEARWFNEGYTPSLQEYLSNAWVSSSGTVISVHSFFSLMTELETEEISNFLEKNQDLVYNISLIIRLCNDLGTSVAEQERGDAASSVVCYMREVNVSEEVARNHINNIIKKTWKKINGHCFTKSTTLQLLVNINTNMARVVHNLYQHGDGFGVQDRHENKKQILTLLVEPFKLDLPEFSF, from the exons ATGGAATACAAGCAACAAGTGCAAGTTGAGCAAAATTCTTTGCAATACCAGAACAACTCCGAAGACACTGATACGAGACAAGAAAGGCGGTCTGCCAATTATAAACCAAATATTTGGAAATATGATTTCCTACAATCTCTTTCTAGCAAATATGAC GAAGAGCAATACCGAAGGGTGACTGAGAAGCTGAGGGAGGAAGTTAAGATCATTTTTGTGGAAGCAGTGGACTTATTGGCTAAGTTGAAGCTTGTTGATAGCGTCATAAAGCTTGGCCTGGGGAGTTACTTTGAGGAAGAAATCAAACAATCTCTAGACATCATAGCAGCTTCGTTCAAGAATCAAAATCCCAACGTGGAAGAGAATCTTTATGTCACTGCCTTACGCTTCAAGCTCCTCAGGCTTCACGGATATGAAGTTTCACAAG GTGTCTTCAATGGCTTTTTCGATGGCACTTTTGACAGAAGCAAATGCACAGATGTTAGGGGCTTGATCGAGCTCTTCGAGGCCTCACATTTAGCCAACGAGGGTGAAGCTACGCTGGAAGACGCTAAAGCCTTTTCAGCTAGAATTTTAAGTAATATAAATTGTAGTGCCATTGAAAGCGACCTTGCAAAACATGTGGTGCATGTCTTAGAACTTCCTTCCCACTGGAGAGTGTTGTGGTTTGATGTCAAATGGCACATCAAAGCGTACGAAAATGACAAGCAAACAAATAGACATTTACTTGCCTTGGCTAAAGTGAACTTCAACATGGTCCAAGCCACGCTCCAAAAAGATCTGAGGGATGTTTCCAG GTGGTGGAGGAATTTGGGTGTAATAGAGAATCTAAGCTTCACAAGGGACCGACTGGTTGAGAGCTTCTTGTGCACTGTGGGACTTGTATTTGAGCCTAAGTACAGCAGCTTTAGGAAGAGGCTCACTAAAGTCATAATCATGATTCTAATTATAGATGATGTGTATGATGTTTATGGTTCTCTGCACGAGCTGCAGCAATTCACCAAAGGTGTCAGCAG GTGGGATACCGGTGAAGTTCAAGAACTGCCAGAATGTATGAAGATTTGTTTTCAAGCCCTCTATGATATAACTAATGAAATGGCTCTCGAAATGAGAAGGGAGAAATATGGGAGTAAAGCTCTACCTCACCTAAAGAAAGTG TGGGCAGAGTTTTGCAAAGCAATGTTCATGGAGGCAAGATGGTTCAATGAAGGATACACACCTTCCTTGCAAGAGTATTTGAGCAATGCATGGGTTTCATCATCAGGCACTGTGATTTCAGTTCACTCATTTTTCTCTCTAATGACTGAGCTAGAGACAGAAGAGATATCGAATTTTCTCgagaaaaatcaagatttgGTGTACAACATTTCTCTCATAATTCGGCTTTGCAATGATCTTGGGACTTCTGTG GCAGAGCAAGAGAGAGGAGATGCTGCTTCATCGGTAGTGTGCTATATGCGAGAAGTGAATGTTTCGGAGGAAGTTGCGAGGAATcatataaataacataataaagaaaacatggaagaaaataaatggaCACTGCTTCACAAAATCTACTACACTGCAATTGCTTGTTAATATCAACACCAATATGGCACGGGTGGTCCATAACCTCTACCAACATGGAGATGGGTTTGGTGTTCAAGATCGCCATGAGAATAAAAAGCAGATCCTCACCCTCCTTGTTGAACCTTTCAAGCTAGATTTAccagaattttctttttaa
- the LOC118031656 gene encoding uncharacterized protein isoform X2, whose protein sequence is MSKKKAFSGHTMSLKDFHGGSIPTNLPLPSAPGVSNDWPGHDRLNSWGGRMNRPDHWVRPHSSPATRHWDDKTPFLSRNVCIGRHFDEEERKPLDGFSGPRQTFSDESFRVAPSKVELMPEAALSGEVTASYMAASTAESHARRVHERAHVEVHSQNVGDTVGLRVGGSYANAWTVRKELVMGINEPLQSTWSETSAMSKLAHASALEKVSSGRWQTNPSMHNQTNAEVVEHLETDKDIGNMGSDGYSYNRMNVAGETGISDAMLSRHVERGLTVEDRIPGHGKEFAARDRDRAPLPSELKERNPLTHVDRVQLPCSDVKFGRSIVQPPVRLEASERPKVKLLPRIKPLEVSELPVPHHMQENQLPSNPAHGYAITSEELHPNVNAAKLPSVGVETENQMVERQKLNLKPRSQPLEQLDGNVERERKLLFGGARPREVVLKERGIDDAAMINHDLVRHLDRTKHDVVKTLRVTEHATPTRNGQRTDTLPLDQRIVKKFERKDQQVDTERVDVQRRNWHNENWRNNRETGRRQQNQQQKERQPSPETWRNHVEQPKPASPDTGLRYGKIASALELAQAFSRSFSDRKLADRCSGQRNLPGNVRMPFSRLMAPTPRPQINGY, encoded by the exons ATGTCAAAGAAGAAAGCTTTTAGTGGCCATACAATGAGTCTTAAGGACTTTCATGGTGGCTCTATCCCTACCAATCTCCCTTTGCCTTCTGCTCCTGGTGT GTCTAATGATTGGCCTGGTCATGACCGGCTGAATTCATGGGGAGGTCGAATGAATCGTCCTGATCACTGGGTTAGGCCCCATTCATCCCCAGCCACCAGGCATTGGGATGATAAAACTCCGTTTCTTAGTCGTAATGTATGCATTGGTCGTCACTTTGATGAGGAAGAAAGGAAACCCTTGGATGGTTTTTCAGGTCCACGCCAGACTTTCAGTGATGAGAGTTTTCGAGTTGCACCAAGTAAGGTAGAGTTGATGCCAGAGGCTGCTTTGAGTGGGGAGGTAACTGCTTCATATATGGCAGCTTCAACTGCAGAGTCACATGCAAGGAGGGTTCATGAGAGAGCTCATGTGGAGGTGCATTCACAGAATGTAGGAGATACTGTTGGTTTGAGAGTTGGTGGGTCATATGCAAATGCATGGACAGTTAGGAAGGAGTTGGTCATGGGCATTAATGAGCCACTGCAGTCGACCTGGTCAGAAACAAGTGCCATGTCGAAGTTGGCTCATGCAAGTGCATTGGAAAAGGTTTCTTCAGGAAGATGGCAGACAAATCCTTCAATGCATAATCAGACAAATGCTGAGGTTGTTGAACATCTGGAAACGGATAAAGATATAGGTAACATGGGTTCTGATGGTTATTCATATAATAGGATGAACGTGGCAGGTGAGACAGGAATTTCTGATGCAATGTTGTCAAGGCATGTGGAAAGGGGTCTGACTGTTGAGGATAGGATCCCGGGTCATGGGAAGGAGTTTGCTGCTCGTGACAGGGACAGGGCTCCTTTGCCTTCAGAATTGAAAGAGAGAAACCCATTAACTCATGTTGACAGGGTTCAACTGCCATGTTCGGATGTCAAATTTGGCAGGTCTATAGTGCAGCCCCCTGTGCGCCTTGAAGCATCAGAGCGACCTAAGGTGAAGTTGCTTCCAAGAATAAAGCCATTGGAGGTTTCAGAACTTCCTGTCCCCCATCATATGCAG GAGAACCAACTGCCAAGCAACCCGGCTCATGGTTATGCTATTACTAGTGAAGAGTTGCACCCAAATGTTAATGCTGCAAAACTTCCTTCAGTTGGTGTTGAGACTGAGAATCAAATGGTGgagcggcaaaaattgaatttgaagccACGGTCACAGCCTCTTGAACAGTTAGATGGGAACGTTGAAAGGGAAAG GAAACTGTTATTTGGTGGTGCTCGGCCACGTGAAGTA GTTTTGAAAGAGCGAGGAATAGATGATGCTGCCATGATCAACCATGATTTGGTTCGGCATTTAGACAG GACCAAGCATGATGTTGTTAAGACTCTGAGAGTTACTGAGCATGCAACTCCTACACGTAATGGTCAAAGAACAGACACTCTTCCTCTGGATCAAAGGATTGTAAAGAAATTTGAGCGGAAGGATCAGCAGGTAGACACTGAGAGAGTGGATGTCCAGAGAAGAAACTGGCATAATGAGAACTGGAGGAACAATAGGGAGACTGGGAGGAGGCAGCAGAATCAGCAGCAGAAGGAAAGACAGCCTTCACCAGAGACCTGGCGCAACCATGTCGAGCAACCAAAACCTGCCTCCCCTGATACAGGTTTGCGCTATGGGAAAATAGCTTCAGCTCTGGAGCTTGCCCAAGCATTCTCAAGATCATTTTCTGATCGAAAATTAGCTGATCGATGTTCTGGCCAAAGGAACCTCCCTGGCAATGTGAGGATGCCTTTTTCCCGTCTGATGGCCCCAACCCCTAGGCCTCAGATAAATGGCTACTAA
- the LOC118031656 gene encoding uncharacterized protein isoform X1 — translation MSKKKAFSGHTMSLKDFHGGSIPTNLPLPSAPGVIVRSNDWPGHDRLNSWGGRMNRPDHWVRPHSSPATRHWDDKTPFLSRNVCIGRHFDEEERKPLDGFSGPRQTFSDESFRVAPSKVELMPEAALSGEVTASYMAASTAESHARRVHERAHVEVHSQNVGDTVGLRVGGSYANAWTVRKELVMGINEPLQSTWSETSAMSKLAHASALEKVSSGRWQTNPSMHNQTNAEVVEHLETDKDIGNMGSDGYSYNRMNVAGETGISDAMLSRHVERGLTVEDRIPGHGKEFAARDRDRAPLPSELKERNPLTHVDRVQLPCSDVKFGRSIVQPPVRLEASERPKVKLLPRIKPLEVSELPVPHHMQENQLPSNPAHGYAITSEELHPNVNAAKLPSVGVETENQMVERQKLNLKPRSQPLEQLDGNVERERKLLFGGARPREVVLKERGIDDAAMINHDLVRHLDRTKHDVVKTLRVTEHATPTRNGQRTDTLPLDQRIVKKFERKDQQVDTERVDVQRRNWHNENWRNNRETGRRQQNQQQKERQPSPETWRNHVEQPKPASPDTGLRYGKIASALELAQAFSRSFSDRKLADRCSGQRNLPGNVRMPFSRLMAPTPRPQINGY, via the exons ATGTCAAAGAAGAAAGCTTTTAGTGGCCATACAATGAGTCTTAAGGACTTTCATGGTGGCTCTATCCCTACCAATCTCCCTTTGCCTTCTGCTCCTGGTGT AATTGTTAGGTCTAATGATTGGCCTGGTCATGACCGGCTGAATTCATGGGGAGGTCGAATGAATCGTCCTGATCACTGGGTTAGGCCCCATTCATCCCCAGCCACCAGGCATTGGGATGATAAAACTCCGTTTCTTAGTCGTAATGTATGCATTGGTCGTCACTTTGATGAGGAAGAAAGGAAACCCTTGGATGGTTTTTCAGGTCCACGCCAGACTTTCAGTGATGAGAGTTTTCGAGTTGCACCAAGTAAGGTAGAGTTGATGCCAGAGGCTGCTTTGAGTGGGGAGGTAACTGCTTCATATATGGCAGCTTCAACTGCAGAGTCACATGCAAGGAGGGTTCATGAGAGAGCTCATGTGGAGGTGCATTCACAGAATGTAGGAGATACTGTTGGTTTGAGAGTTGGTGGGTCATATGCAAATGCATGGACAGTTAGGAAGGAGTTGGTCATGGGCATTAATGAGCCACTGCAGTCGACCTGGTCAGAAACAAGTGCCATGTCGAAGTTGGCTCATGCAAGTGCATTGGAAAAGGTTTCTTCAGGAAGATGGCAGACAAATCCTTCAATGCATAATCAGACAAATGCTGAGGTTGTTGAACATCTGGAAACGGATAAAGATATAGGTAACATGGGTTCTGATGGTTATTCATATAATAGGATGAACGTGGCAGGTGAGACAGGAATTTCTGATGCAATGTTGTCAAGGCATGTGGAAAGGGGTCTGACTGTTGAGGATAGGATCCCGGGTCATGGGAAGGAGTTTGCTGCTCGTGACAGGGACAGGGCTCCTTTGCCTTCAGAATTGAAAGAGAGAAACCCATTAACTCATGTTGACAGGGTTCAACTGCCATGTTCGGATGTCAAATTTGGCAGGTCTATAGTGCAGCCCCCTGTGCGCCTTGAAGCATCAGAGCGACCTAAGGTGAAGTTGCTTCCAAGAATAAAGCCATTGGAGGTTTCAGAACTTCCTGTCCCCCATCATATGCAG GAGAACCAACTGCCAAGCAACCCGGCTCATGGTTATGCTATTACTAGTGAAGAGTTGCACCCAAATGTTAATGCTGCAAAACTTCCTTCAGTTGGTGTTGAGACTGAGAATCAAATGGTGgagcggcaaaaattgaatttgaagccACGGTCACAGCCTCTTGAACAGTTAGATGGGAACGTTGAAAGGGAAAG GAAACTGTTATTTGGTGGTGCTCGGCCACGTGAAGTA GTTTTGAAAGAGCGAGGAATAGATGATGCTGCCATGATCAACCATGATTTGGTTCGGCATTTAGACAG GACCAAGCATGATGTTGTTAAGACTCTGAGAGTTACTGAGCATGCAACTCCTACACGTAATGGTCAAAGAACAGACACTCTTCCTCTGGATCAAAGGATTGTAAAGAAATTTGAGCGGAAGGATCAGCAGGTAGACACTGAGAGAGTGGATGTCCAGAGAAGAAACTGGCATAATGAGAACTGGAGGAACAATAGGGAGACTGGGAGGAGGCAGCAGAATCAGCAGCAGAAGGAAAGACAGCCTTCACCAGAGACCTGGCGCAACCATGTCGAGCAACCAAAACCTGCCTCCCCTGATACAGGTTTGCGCTATGGGAAAATAGCTTCAGCTCTGGAGCTTGCCCAAGCATTCTCAAGATCATTTTCTGATCGAAAATTAGCTGATCGATGTTCTGGCCAAAGGAACCTCCCTGGCAATGTGAGGATGCCTTTTTCCCGTCTGATGGCCCCAACCCCTAGGCCTCAGATAAATGGCTACTAA
- the LOC118031659 gene encoding BTB/POZ domain-containing protein At3g22104 has translation MARFCYSNGTIEITPSNVVLLNCAAHYMEIGSNNSEKLNLVDQTGKFLEGINYWTWSELLQALKQCQDLLPATNSSFLLEKVLDCLVGRLALPTLASPFTCSSNNSSSQLSCDTSSTCSTRNNWSQTTWWFEDLLVLNANSFDKVIRMMMSQKLEHATIFRFIVFRLKSIYLSVRPADECKITEVSINLLSLFERSSLCCKGLFDILLAARLKNLSKFYKLKLEHLIGSMLDQSTLDHLLVPSPQKNHHVYDVNLVLRLAKAFLLEGSKMSRNQWSKVASLMDSYLLEVAPDFLLKPAKFAALVMVLPDSARESNDRLYQAIDMYLQVHVQLSEEEKMRLCSVVNRDKLSAEALEHLAQNSNFPSRKTLQSFITQQSKINISIHDHFSYLKNSCQSSFHSDAKGEQEDLEQILIHARRHGHSKKIDINLETELQGMQKRVAEWEKVCTMMCSEKRMVTKASLHGLGKARSLPKLCS, from the exons ATGGCAAGGTTTTGTTACAGCAATGGCACCATTGAAATTACTCCTTCTAACGTTGTCCTGCTAAACTGTGCTGCTCATTACATGGAGATTGGCAGTAATAACTCAGAAAAGCTTAACTTAGTAGATCAGACTGGGAAGTTTCTTGAAGGGATCAATTACTGGACTTGGTCTGAGCTCCTACAAGCTCTGAAACAGTGCCAAGATTTACTTCCTGCAACGAATTCATCATTTTTGCTTGAGAAAGTTTTGGATTGCCTTGTAGGAAGGCTTGCTTTGCCTACTCTGGCAAGCCCATTTACATGTTCGTCAAACAATTCAAGTTCTCAGTTATCCTGTGATACAAGCAGCACGTGTAGTACGAGGAACAACTGGTCTCAAACAACTTGGTGGTTTGAAGATCTTTTGGTTTTGAATGCCAATTCATTTGACAAGGTGATCAGGATGATGATGTCCCAGAAACTAGAGCATGCTACCATCTTTAGGTTCATTGTTTTTCGCCTAAAATCGATATATCTCAGTGTCAGGCCAGCTGACGAGTGCAAAATCACAGAGGTTTCAATCAATCTGCTTTCATTGTTCGAAAGGAGTTCTCTTTGTTGCAAAGGCTTATTTGATATTCTACTGGCAGCAAGGTTGAAAAATTTAAGCAAGTTCTATAAACTCAAGTTAGAGCATCTGATAGGTTCAATGCTGGATCAATCAACTTTGGATCATCTACTTGTTCCATCTCCACAAAAGAACCACCATGTGTATGATGTGAATTTAGTTTTGAGGCTTGCAAAAGCCTTTCTCCTTGAAGGCTCAAAGATGTCTCGAAATCAATGGAGTAAGGTTGCTAGCTTGATGGACTCATACCTTTTAGAAGTGGCTCCAGATTTCCTTCTGAAACCTGCCAAGTTTGCAGCATTAGTAATGGTTCTACCAGATTCTGCTAGAGAATCCAATGACAGACTCTATCAAGCCATTGACATGTATCTCCAG GTCCATGTTCAATTATCTGAAGAGGAAAAGATGAGACTGTGCTCCGTAGTCAACCGCGACAAGCTCTCGGCCGAAGCTTTGGAACACCTTGCTCAAAACTCGAACTTTCCATCAAGAAAAACACTCCAAAGTTTCATTACTCAACAATCCAAGATCAATATCTCAATCCATGATCACTTCTCTTATCTCAAAAACTCGTGTCAGTCTAGCTTCCATAGTGATGCGAAGGGAGAGCAAGAGGACCTTGAACAAATCCTTATCCATGCAAGAAGGCATGGACATTCAAAGAAGATTGACATTAATCTTGAAACAGAATTGCAAGGAATGCAGAAAAGGGTGGCTGAATGGGAGAAAGTTTGTACAATGATGTGTTCAGAGAAGAGAATGGTGACAAAAGCAAGTTTGCATGGCCTTGGAAAGGCTAGATCGTTGCCAAAACTCTGCTCATGA
- the LOC118031656 gene encoding uncharacterized protein isoform X3 has translation MNRPDHWVRPHSSPATRHWDDKTPFLSRNVCIGRHFDEEERKPLDGFSGPRQTFSDESFRVAPSKVELMPEAALSGEVTASYMAASTAESHARRVHERAHVEVHSQNVGDTVGLRVGGSYANAWTVRKELVMGINEPLQSTWSETSAMSKLAHASALEKVSSGRWQTNPSMHNQTNAEVVEHLETDKDIGNMGSDGYSYNRMNVAGETGISDAMLSRHVERGLTVEDRIPGHGKEFAARDRDRAPLPSELKERNPLTHVDRVQLPCSDVKFGRSIVQPPVRLEASERPKVKLLPRIKPLEVSELPVPHHMQENQLPSNPAHGYAITSEELHPNVNAAKLPSVGVETENQMVERQKLNLKPRSQPLEQLDGNVERERKLLFGGARPREVVLKERGIDDAAMINHDLVRHLDRTKHDVVKTLRVTEHATPTRNGQRTDTLPLDQRIVKKFERKDQQVDTERVDVQRRNWHNENWRNNRETGRRQQNQQQKERQPSPETWRNHVEQPKPASPDTGLRYGKIASALELAQAFSRSFSDRKLADRCSGQRNLPGNVRMPFSRLMAPTPRPQINGY, from the exons ATGAATCGTCCTGATCACTGGGTTAGGCCCCATTCATCCCCAGCCACCAGGCATTGGGATGATAAAACTCCGTTTCTTAGTCGTAATGTATGCATTGGTCGTCACTTTGATGAGGAAGAAAGGAAACCCTTGGATGGTTTTTCAGGTCCACGCCAGACTTTCAGTGATGAGAGTTTTCGAGTTGCACCAAGTAAGGTAGAGTTGATGCCAGAGGCTGCTTTGAGTGGGGAGGTAACTGCTTCATATATGGCAGCTTCAACTGCAGAGTCACATGCAAGGAGGGTTCATGAGAGAGCTCATGTGGAGGTGCATTCACAGAATGTAGGAGATACTGTTGGTTTGAGAGTTGGTGGGTCATATGCAAATGCATGGACAGTTAGGAAGGAGTTGGTCATGGGCATTAATGAGCCACTGCAGTCGACCTGGTCAGAAACAAGTGCCATGTCGAAGTTGGCTCATGCAAGTGCATTGGAAAAGGTTTCTTCAGGAAGATGGCAGACAAATCCTTCAATGCATAATCAGACAAATGCTGAGGTTGTTGAACATCTGGAAACGGATAAAGATATAGGTAACATGGGTTCTGATGGTTATTCATATAATAGGATGAACGTGGCAGGTGAGACAGGAATTTCTGATGCAATGTTGTCAAGGCATGTGGAAAGGGGTCTGACTGTTGAGGATAGGATCCCGGGTCATGGGAAGGAGTTTGCTGCTCGTGACAGGGACAGGGCTCCTTTGCCTTCAGAATTGAAAGAGAGAAACCCATTAACTCATGTTGACAGGGTTCAACTGCCATGTTCGGATGTCAAATTTGGCAGGTCTATAGTGCAGCCCCCTGTGCGCCTTGAAGCATCAGAGCGACCTAAGGTGAAGTTGCTTCCAAGAATAAAGCCATTGGAGGTTTCAGAACTTCCTGTCCCCCATCATATGCAG GAGAACCAACTGCCAAGCAACCCGGCTCATGGTTATGCTATTACTAGTGAAGAGTTGCACCCAAATGTTAATGCTGCAAAACTTCCTTCAGTTGGTGTTGAGACTGAGAATCAAATGGTGgagcggcaaaaattgaatttgaagccACGGTCACAGCCTCTTGAACAGTTAGATGGGAACGTTGAAAGGGAAAG GAAACTGTTATTTGGTGGTGCTCGGCCACGTGAAGTA GTTTTGAAAGAGCGAGGAATAGATGATGCTGCCATGATCAACCATGATTTGGTTCGGCATTTAGACAG GACCAAGCATGATGTTGTTAAGACTCTGAGAGTTACTGAGCATGCAACTCCTACACGTAATGGTCAAAGAACAGACACTCTTCCTCTGGATCAAAGGATTGTAAAGAAATTTGAGCGGAAGGATCAGCAGGTAGACACTGAGAGAGTGGATGTCCAGAGAAGAAACTGGCATAATGAGAACTGGAGGAACAATAGGGAGACTGGGAGGAGGCAGCAGAATCAGCAGCAGAAGGAAAGACAGCCTTCACCAGAGACCTGGCGCAACCATGTCGAGCAACCAAAACCTGCCTCCCCTGATACAGGTTTGCGCTATGGGAAAATAGCTTCAGCTCTGGAGCTTGCCCAAGCATTCTCAAGATCATTTTCTGATCGAAAATTAGCTGATCGATGTTCTGGCCAAAGGAACCTCCCTGGCAATGTGAGGATGCCTTTTTCCCGTCTGATGGCCCCAACCCCTAGGCCTCAGATAAATGGCTACTAA